The proteins below are encoded in one region of Telopea speciosissima isolate NSW1024214 ecotype Mountain lineage chromosome 10, Tspe_v1, whole genome shotgun sequence:
- the LOC122642652 gene encoding uncharacterized protein LOC122642652 translates to MESVGAIHLEGCKNLSNAFKQRVLQALPKGGELNVFLPGSAIPEWFSHQSPGSSISFEVPPLSDYKIQKLLVYAVYAAEEFYREDYEFASAPFLNVNNKTKSIKWRYCPTSDEIPILPQDHMWVGGIPTTEFGNLLGGGDEVEVSIEMEKPIKVKKCGIHLAIGPYEECSESDDQVMIQYNYSSEDDVFDMDGNVSMVDHRGVKRSRDEIGPSSSWSDEEQDPKWLTDEGERKGEGGYSSYFKLFPKGFLKKLYGEGSS, encoded by the exons ATGGAATCTGTTGGAGCCATTCATCTTGAAGGGTGCAAGAATCTGTCAAATGCTTTTAAACAGAGAGTCCTacag GCATTGCCCAAAGGTGGTGAGCTCAACGTCTTTCTTCCTGGAAGTGCAATACCAGAGTGGTTCAGCCATCAGAGTCCAGGGTCTTCAATATCTTTTGAGGTACCTCCACTTTCAGATTATAAGATTCAAAAGCTATTAGTATATGCTGTTTACGCGGCAGAGGAATTTTACAGAGAAGACTATGAGTTTGCATCTGCTCCTTTCCTTAATGTCAATAACAAAACCAAGAGTATTAAGTGGAGATACTGTCCAACATCAGATGAAATCCCAATACTCCCTCAAGATCACATGTGGGTTGGCGGCATACCAACTACTGAGTTTGGGAATCTGTTGGGGGGTGGGGATGAGGTAGAGGTTTCAATAGAAATGGAGAAACCAATTAAAGTGAAGAAGTGTGGCATCCATCTAGCTATTGGTCCATATGAAGAGTGTTCTGAGTCAGATGATCAAGTGATGATCCAATACAACTATTCTTCAGAAGACGATGTTTTTGATATGGATGGAAATGTATCAATGGTAGATCACAGAGGGGTGAAGAGAAGCCGTGATGAGATAGGTCCGAGTAGCTCCTGGTCTGATGAAGAGCAAGATCCTAAATGGCTGACtgatgagggagagagaaagggagagggaggcTACAGTAGTTATTTTAAGCTCTTCCCTAAAGGATTCTTGAAGAAACTATATGGTGAAGGATcaagttaa
- the LOC122642355 gene encoding disease resistance protein RPV1-like — PNLEKLILEDCNNLVEVHQSIGNLHKLVLLDLQDCRSLKSLPVTICNLTSLENLTLSGCSKLDKLPEELGNMGSLKELLADRTAIKQLPFSMGHCRDLKSLSLGGFKGSPPKSWYSFFSSWGSTSKVPDPINILPASFSLLRSLKSLILKDCNLSEGAIPSDLGTMSSLEVLDLGHNNFCSLPANISCLSHLQNLRLRECRMLQSLPELPSNLEVLYASGCTSLQSLPDLGSLSSLVELDLSSNEFFSLPSSISGLSELVYLTLKNCTRLQALPELPSSLTNLNLEGCTSIERLSNLSNLYVLMVRDCDKIVEI, encoded by the coding sequence CCCAATCTTGAAAAGTTAATCCTAGAAGATTGCAACAATTTGGTTGAGGTTCACCAGTCCATTGGAAATTTGCACAAACTTGTTTTGCTGGATCTGCAAGATTGTAGAAGCCTAAAGAGTCTTCCTGTCACCATTTGTAATCTGACTTCTCTTGAAAATCTTACTCTTTCTGGTTGCTCAAAACTTGACAAGTTACCAGAGGAGTTGGGGAATATGGGGAGCTTAAAAGAGCTTCTAGCAGATAGAACTGCTATAAAACAACTACCCTTCTCCATGGGACATTGCAGGGACCTAAAATCATTATCGTTAGGTGGGTTTAAAGGATCACCACCTAAATCTTGGTActctttcttctcatcttgGGGTTCAACAAGTAAGGTTCCAGATCCTATCAACATACTACCAGCTTCTTTCTCGCTGTTACGGTCCTTAAAATCCTTAATTTTGAAGGACTGCAATTTATCAGAAGGGGCGATTCCTAGTGATCTTGGGACCATGTCCTCATTGGAAGTGTTAGATCTTGGTCACAACAATTTTTGTAGCCTACCTGCCAACATCAGTTGTCTTTCTCATCTCCAGAATCTTCGGTTGCGTGAATGCAGAATGCTTCAATCACTTCCAGAGCTTCCCTCAAATTTAGAGGTACTGTATGCGAGCGGTTGCACATCATTGCAAAGTTTGCCAGATCTTGGTAGCTTATCATCATTGGTTGAATTGGATTTAAGCTCTAATGAATTTTTTAGCCTACCATCCAGTATCAGTGGTCTCTCTGAGCTTGTTTACCTTACGCTAAAGAACTGTACTAGGCTCCAAGCACTTCCAGAACTTCCATCAAGCTTAACGAATTTGAACCTAGAAGGTTGCACATCAATCGAGAGATTATCGAATTTGTCAAATCTATACGTCTTAATGGTCAGGGATTGTGACAAGATAGTTGAGATT